One window from the genome of Drosophila albomicans strain 15112-1751.03 chromosome 2L, ASM965048v2, whole genome shotgun sequence encodes:
- the LOC117565169 gene encoding alpha-tocopherol transfer protein isoform X1 yields the protein MATTALSQSHKMPAIEHKLNITEEEIPDNIRLISEKQGECPKTKKETIAEFRNYILDQKQCQPHRNDDKYLEKFLRARYWKIDNSYKLLCSYYKFREENKKFYEKVRPFDLRHLGDEDILTVTPYRDQHGHRILIYRFGLWRPNRVTVDDIFRATIVLQELGSLEPISQIMGGVGIFDLKDLGLEHLLHLSPSVAQKMIALLVTSMPIRTSALHIVNQNWLFNAAFKIFKPFLNAGMRERLFVHGSDMSSLHKHINPENLPKRYGGMHEDYSYTLWLDMLQHDCAGNSVQKDMEQLGFIFE from the exons atg GCCACAACCGCATTAAGCCAAAGTCACAAAATGCCGGCAATTGAGCACAAATTGAATATCACTGAGGAGGAAATACCCGATAATATACGTCTAATATCGGAAAAACAAGGAGAATGTCCAAAGACCAAAAAGGAAACCATTGCCGAATTCCGTAATTACATTTTAG ATCAAAAACAGTGCCAACCACATCGTAATGATGATAAGTACCTAGAGAAGTTTTTACGGGCCCGCTACTGGAAAATTGATAACAGTTACAAATTG CTGTGCAGCTATTATAAGTTCCGAGAGGAGAACAAAAAGTTCTACGAGAAGGTTCGTCCCTTTGATCTGCGGCATCTCGGCGATGAGGATATATTGACAGTGACGCCGTATCGCGATCAACATGGACATCGTATACTCATCTATCGCTTTGGACTCTGGCGACCAAATCGTGTTACTGTTGATGATATCTTTCGTGCAACCATCGTGCTACAAGAACTTGGATCATTGGAGCCAATCTCTCAGATTATGGGAGGTGTTGGCATCTTCGATCTAAAAGATTTGGGCCTGGAGCATTTGCTGCATCTGAGTCCGAGTGTGGCTCAAAAGATGATTGCTCTTCTGGTG ACTTCCATGCCCATTCGAACTTCAGCCCTGCATATCGTTAATCAGAACTGGCTGTTCAATGCCGCATTTAAGATTTTCAAACCTTTTCTCAATGCCGGCATGCGGGAACGTCTTTTTGTACATGGCAGTGATATGAGTTCCTTGCACAAACATATTAATCCTGAGAATTTACCGAAGAG aTATGGAGGTATGCATGAGGATTATTCCTATACCTTGTGGTTGGACATGCTGCAGCATGACTGTGCAGGCAATTCAGTTCAAAAGGATATGGAACAGCTGGGATTTATTTTCGAATAA
- the LOC117565169 gene encoding alpha-tocopherol transfer protein isoform X2, with protein sequence MPAIEHKLNITEEEIPDNIRLISEKQGECPKTKKETIAEFRNYILDQKQCQPHRNDDKYLEKFLRARYWKIDNSYKLLCSYYKFREENKKFYEKVRPFDLRHLGDEDILTVTPYRDQHGHRILIYRFGLWRPNRVTVDDIFRATIVLQELGSLEPISQIMGGVGIFDLKDLGLEHLLHLSPSVAQKMIALLVTSMPIRTSALHIVNQNWLFNAAFKIFKPFLNAGMRERLFVHGSDMSSLHKHINPENLPKRYGGMHEDYSYTLWLDMLQHDCAGNSVQKDMEQLGFIFE encoded by the exons ATGCCGGCAATTGAGCACAAATTGAATATCACTGAGGAGGAAATACCCGATAATATACGTCTAATATCGGAAAAACAAGGAGAATGTCCAAAGACCAAAAAGGAAACCATTGCCGAATTCCGTAATTACATTTTAG ATCAAAAACAGTGCCAACCACATCGTAATGATGATAAGTACCTAGAGAAGTTTTTACGGGCCCGCTACTGGAAAATTGATAACAGTTACAAATTG CTGTGCAGCTATTATAAGTTCCGAGAGGAGAACAAAAAGTTCTACGAGAAGGTTCGTCCCTTTGATCTGCGGCATCTCGGCGATGAGGATATATTGACAGTGACGCCGTATCGCGATCAACATGGACATCGTATACTCATCTATCGCTTTGGACTCTGGCGACCAAATCGTGTTACTGTTGATGATATCTTTCGTGCAACCATCGTGCTACAAGAACTTGGATCATTGGAGCCAATCTCTCAGATTATGGGAGGTGTTGGCATCTTCGATCTAAAAGATTTGGGCCTGGAGCATTTGCTGCATCTGAGTCCGAGTGTGGCTCAAAAGATGATTGCTCTTCTGGTG ACTTCCATGCCCATTCGAACTTCAGCCCTGCATATCGTTAATCAGAACTGGCTGTTCAATGCCGCATTTAAGATTTTCAAACCTTTTCTCAATGCCGGCATGCGGGAACGTCTTTTTGTACATGGCAGTGATATGAGTTCCTTGCACAAACATATTAATCCTGAGAATTTACCGAAGAG aTATGGAGGTATGCATGAGGATTATTCCTATACCTTGTGGTTGGACATGCTGCAGCATGACTGTGCAGGCAATTCAGTTCAAAAGGATATGGAACAGCTGGGATTTATTTTCGAATAA